In a genomic window of Ipomoea triloba cultivar NCNSP0323 chromosome 3, ASM357664v1:
- the LOC116012819 gene encoding late embryogenesis abundant protein At5g17165-like, translated as MAANLQCRGIAKRFLSIVGSSTRNTAPSPSLISARRAVHVSVYDKNPEEHVHYPSIVPDEVIENQSAKYWTPHPQTGVFGPPTNHTLTATDFHTGVAHSVLELKAFFRPLEDLEKPPHSAF; from the exons ATGGCCGCCAATTTGCAGTGCCGCGGAATTGCCAAGCGATTTCTCAGCATCGTCGGCTCGAGCACTCGCAACACTGCCCCCTCTCCTTCCCTCATCTCTGCTAG GAGGGCTGTGCATGTGTCTGTGTATGACAAGAACCCAGAAGAACATGTTCATTATCCATCAATTGTCCCAGACGAAGTAATCGAAAACCAATCTGCCAAGTACTGGACTCCTCACCCACAAACTGGAGTGTTTGGACCACCCACCAATCACACTCTTACTGCTACTGACTTCCACACCGGCGTTGCTCACTCAGTCTTGGAGCTGAAAGCCTTCTTCCGTCCCCTTGAGGATTTGGAGAAACCACCCCATTCTGCCTTCTAG
- the LOC116012818 gene encoding putative pentatricopeptide repeat-containing protein At5g36300, with protein sequence MNVQQVLPLKSASILCVYRISCFFPVSFKHVKNPIQFKMMVCVPSVVQPSRLGQHDINSVECFENDVESFAEENLSSSRNGEEVSCELYNESISWLCKEGDIDKAMAMLAEMEAIGFHPNAFSYAGLITALGSVGRTLEADAIFKEMLVSGIRPRVKVYNVLLRSFLKKGLLNLADKVTEALSWSGVRGNRETYKILLDYYVCAGRLNDTWSIIAKMRSEGYELNSYVYSKVIELYRDNGMWKKALAIVGEIQEMGLQLDNRIYNCIIDTFGKYGELGEALEVFKKMQQEAIEPDIRTWNLLIGWHCKYGKLDKAIDLFNRMLEQGLYPDPKIFVVIITRLGEQGRWDVIKKNFENLQCLGHHKSGAIYAILANIYGQYGKCQDPEDCINALKSAGLQLSPSLFCLLANAYAQQGLCEQTVKVLQIMESDGMEPNLIMLNVLINAFGTAGRHMEALSIYHHMKEIGISPDVVTYSTIMKALMRARKFDQVPKIYGEMESAGCTPDRKARELLKAAAMVLQQRHH encoded by the exons ATGAATGTGCAACAAGTATTGCCATTGAAATCAGCTTCAATTTTGTGTGTATATCGCATTTCGTGCTTTTTTCCTGTTTCTTTCAAGCATGTGAAGAATCCCATTCAATTCAAGATGATGGTATGTGTGCCTAGTGTGGTGCAGCCTAGTAGACTGGGACAACATGACATTAATTCAGTTGAGTGCTTTGAGAATGATGTTGAGAGCTTCGCTGAAGAGAATCTGAGTAGTTCTAGAAATGGAGAGGAAGTATCTTGTGAGTTGTACAATGAGTCCATATCTTGGCTGTGCAAAGAAGGAGATATTGACAAGGCAATGGCAATGCTTGCTGAAATGGAGGCTATAGGGTTTCACCCAAATGCATTTTCTTATGCTGGTTTGATAACAGCACTTGGAAGTGTTGGGAGGACATTGGAAGCCGATGCAATCTTCAAAGAAATGTTAGTTTCAGGGATTAGGCCAAGAGTAAAGGTATATAATGTCTTACTCAGAAGCTTTTTGAAGAAAGGCCTCCTAAACCTAGCAGATAAAGTCACAGAAGCACTGAGTTGGTCGGGTGTTAGGGGAAATAGGGAAACATATAAGATACTTCTTGACTACTATGTTTGTGCAGGGCGGTTGAATGATACTTGGTCTATTATTGCCAAGATGAGAAGTGAGGGTtatgaattgaattcttacgtGTACAGTAAGGTTATTGAGCTTTACAGGGACAATGGGATGTGGAAGAAAGCACTAGCCATAGTTGGAGAGATTCAGGAGATGGGGCTGCAACTGGACAATCGGATCTATAATTGCATCATTGATACTTTTGGAAAGTATGGTGAGTTAGGAGAAGCCTTGGAAGTGTTTAAGAAGATGCAACAAGAAGCGATAGAACCTGATATCAGAACATGGAATTTGCTAATTGGATGGCACTGCAAGTATGGGAAACTAGATAAAGCTATTGATTTGTTCAACCGGATGCTTGAACAAGGGCTATATCCTGATCCAAAGATCTTTGTTGTCATTATTACTCGTCTAGGGGAGCAAGGGAGGTGGGATGttataaagaaaaattttgagaatttgCAATGCCTAGGACATCATAAGAGTGGTGCTATTTATGCTATTTTGGCTAACATTTATGGACAGTATGGGAAATGTCAGGATCCGGAAGATTGTATAAATGCTTTAAAATCAGCCGGTCTGCAACTTTCACCTAGCCTGTTCTGTCTTCTGGCAAATGCCTATGCTCAGCAG GGGTTATGTGAGCAGACTGTAAAGGTTTTGCAGATCATGGAATCTGATGGCATGGAACCAAACCTTATTATGCTAAATGTCTTGATAAATGCTTTTGGCACTGCTGGCAGGCATATGGAGGCACTCTCCATTTACCATCACATGAAGGAGATA GGTATAAGTCCTGATGTGGTCACATACAGTACCATTATGAAGGCCCTTATGCGGGCAAGGAAATTCGATCAG GTCCCAAAGATATATGGTGAAATGGAATCTGCTGGATGTACACCTGACAGAAAAGCTAGAGAACTGTTGAAGGCTGCAGCAATGGTCCTTCAACAAAGACATCATTAG